TGAAGTAACTCTCGTATTTACTCACATGCCCGCCAAATGTCGGCGATTTTTGATGTAGTATCAAGGCGGTTTTGCTAGATGTGGTGGCGGTGGTAACTGAACTTGTATCGGGTACCGACACGGAAGCATAGCCAATGCTGTGGGTGGGTCATCATCATGCAAAGCAGTTATGGAGTTGAATGTAAGCACAAATATGATATGAGagattaatttgtatatttgtagtCCTGTTGCTTGACTGACTTTccttataaatttttatttcggaATGATTTCTCCTATGAGAAAGTTGATTAATTGACCGAAATATAGGTACTCTACTACttgataaataattaatttaaccaCTTAAATCGAAACAAGAGTGAAAACAAGAGTGTGATTCACCAAGGCAGACATCAGGGTGGTTGTAAAAATCTTCTCTGAATGCTTTTGTTGCTACCCTTCTCCTGGCCAATAATTGTATGACAGATTTTTGACCTGAACCCCTTTGGCTATTTATGACATGAATTTGCAATTTGACAATTACTACAAGAACACAGGGGGCAgaggtatatatgtatatgagaCATTGTCCAGGTCGCATCTCTGCCCACTTTATGCCCACTGGCAGTGCCTCCTGTGTACATCGAACTGCAATTCCAGTCGCAATTCGATGTCGTCATGGATCTTACGTCACCTCCGTTGTCGGCGGCTGCAAAGATGGTGACGAAGGAGGAAGGCCCAGATTGGGAGCTTGTTGGAGAAGAGCAGCCGAAGCTGGAGAAGGAGATTGTGGATTGAGTCCAGTGCATTAAGTGCAATTGATTTTTCTGCCCAAGGGTATGTTGTGCATGCAACAGTATCTGCCCCAGACTCAGACCGAGTTTCGTTTCAAGATTTACTTCAATgcaataatttaaagtttctTTATCGCGTAggtaaaaaacattttacaatttcagaaattttaaatttttacaattttaaaatactgttTCAATCGTTGAAtagagctggaaataaatTCGATTATATAATCGATTAATcgttttttcttaattatgcGATACATgggtttaaatttttagattcgatttaatcgaaaaaGTTCTATGCGTATTTGAACTCGTTGAAAAGTTAAGTTTAAAGTTGAACTGTTTTAACATAAGTAAGTTCACAAATCTatgatgaaaataaatttagaattttaaatatttcaattttcgatGTAAATCGGTTTATTTTGgattatttttttagatcaACTTGATTCAGTGGAAATGGATTTATTTCCAGTTCAAATGTTAAATTcgtataaaaaaaggaaactataCTCATAAACTTCGATACCCCTATATGTTCACATAATAGAACTTCTGAATATtccaaatatgaaaaaaaaggGTTCTGTTCAAGCTTAAATTAAACCCTTTTAAAGAATTTCaaagtaataatttataatttaagttacttttggtaatttaaaaaatgatataaATGTTGTTATGAATATGTGAGACACTCGCTTCGGATGCTTGGCCAAAGTCGTTGCTGTGTCGATGACATAAATCGGTTATGAAGCTGACAATGGTAGCAACACTTTTAATTACACTATACACTACATGCAATATTGCAATTGACAGTGGGGCACCTCACGCTATAtaagtgggcgtggctgtgAGAACTACTACGAGGAGTAGTATATACCCATATGATCGCAGATTGACTTACATTTGAGCTTTCGCATCACAAGTATTTGCTAATAAATCTTACCTTGGAGTtggctgctgcttttgctccTCCCCCTCCACTGCCTCTTCGGAGCCTCTATgatcctcctgctgctgttgctgctgctcctcctccgcttCCACACTCTTTTCCTCCTCGGAAGATGCGGATGGTGACggcggctgcggctgctgctcggCTGAGGCAAGAACTCCAACGATTTGTGTTTGATGGGAATTTTTATGCGGCACTGCTGCTTGGTAGACGATTTCTGGCTGCTTCAGGTTGCCATTATTGATGTTATTGTAATTGATGGGACTGCCGGAGCCGGGCTTGCTGCTCACTGGCGTATAAATAATGGGTATAAACTGTCCCGGCAATGTGTTCTTTGCTGTAAATGGcgttaaattgatttttgattgtttGCCACGCTGACGCTGCAACTGGGATGATGCCACCAAACCCGGTGATAGCATCTCAAATTgttgtggctgttgttgttgttggtggtggtgttgctgatggtggtggtgctggagaagaaggtggtgctgctgtggttgctgctgcacTTGCTCCTTTGGCGGCGGCAGTGGCGGGAAATGCTGCACCGTCTTGTGCTGTGTGCGTGTAAATTATGAATTTCGTGATTACTTATGCTTATTTATGATCTATGAACTGCATTGTAATAGAGAAAGACTAAAAGTGATAGTCGTCGCGTAACTTGTTTAATACTCTCGCTGATAGTTTAGTAAGAATATAACCAACTTGTTGTTATATTAGTAGAAAAATACTTGTTTAAATACAATATCTGTATGACTAATTCATTTATTCTTTCATCATAAGCTAACTTAACCAAAAATAGACAAAAAGCTAACgtttaaatgtgtttttttctgGTGTTTTGTAAAAATCAGTACAAAATTAGTGATGACAgaaaaatcctttttaaacGTTGCgataaatttctataaatcaATATTCTGTTTGATATATCAAActtatatgaaaaaaaaggaaaactaagtaaaatttggaaatattGGAATATTAAaagagatatttttaaatataaaagttttcaTAAATGGTATTTTTGCTAGGATTTTAAGTGAGatgttttttcaaaattaaaaattaggaTTTTGAGGGTCTCCAACTTTccagttgggaattttaaggCATGCTATATTCTTCTTAAGTGTTCTTTGAACTAACCTACTTCGCAAGAACCCCTTGCCAAAAATATCTTGTTGGTTTTTAGCTAAAATTATGTTAGGAAAAGGACTTCAAAAATAATCTTATAATACTTTCCCTAAAAGTAAAAGGTTTAACAAACTCAAGCTACTCTTTGGAAAGTGTAAAATTGGTTATTGACTTGCCTTGTGCGATGGGTTCAATGGCTTGTAGGCAATAAAAGTGGCACCCGAATCGGTTAgaggcggctgctgctccttgacTTGGCCAGGTGGAGGATGTGAGTGGGGATATGGATGCGAATGCGGATGTGAATGTGACTGCTGGTGGCTGCCAATGGCCATGCTGTGGTACACCTCGGCTGCTCCCGACTGATAGTGCGTTGCAGGCGGCGGATGTGGCGGTCCAAGGTGATGGGGATgatgcttttgctgctgcggcaTATAGGCCACCGGTACTGGGATCCTTCCTGGTCCCGGCGGCGGTGCCTGAAGCTGTGCCCCGCCAGCTGACGATGAGTGCTTGGTGCTTGCATATTGCTGATTGATGGGCAATTCGGGGGCGGGCAAATAAAAGGCCATATAGGGTATCAGGCGACGACTTCGCTCCGAAGCGCTTAGATCTGAGTCGCTGATGATGCTGGTGTTGTGGCTGCCGCGTGGTTTCCTGCCAAGTTCAGGGGAACCAGTGGAAGCTTGGCCAAAGACCAGTAGGTTGGAAACTGTAATTTATAAGATATAAAAGTTTAGTGGATTTTGTTTATACTTGAAGggattaatatatattatattatattttaagggacctatattcaatttaataattcgAAAACTGTTAAAAACTAGTCAAATTCCAGTTATTTTAGTAATTcaaagtttttgtttgctttgtaaGACCTCAGTATTCCTTGTTTATTGCAAGAAAAAATTCCTTGTCACAACAGTTCCCAAggcatttgtatatttttcacttTGTATGATTTGAGGGCTTGTCAAAATTAAGTAGATTCAGTGAAATAGAGTATCTGTAAATTATAGTTTGAGAAATCATCCAAAGTAAAAGGTAAATATTCTCCCGTCTTTCGAATAACGGCCATTGATCGTTAATGTGGCCCACACCATCCACCAGTTGGACACACTACACGCAAGCACGCACGTCAACTCTGCCCAACATGTCCAAATTAAGCTCTGGGAATCGCCAGCTGATCACGCGCAGCTCCGATGTGGACGCGCTGGCTCAGCGAGGCTATAATGTCGGTCACAAGATCGGCGAAGGATCGTACGCCACGGTTATCACAGCCGGATATGCCGATGATGCCGGACACGGCGTACACTTGGCCTGCAAGATCATCGACAAGGCCAAGGCGCCCGCGGACTTTGTGAACAAGTTCTTTCCGCGCGAACTGGATATCCTCACCAAGATCGATCACGAGAACATCATACAGATCCACAGCATCCTGCAGCGCGGCCCCAAGATCTTCATCTTCATGCGTTACGCCGAGCACGGAGACCTGCTGTCGCACATCAAGAAGAACGGCCCCATTGAGGAGAAGCAGTGCAAGATCTGGTTCCTGCAGATGTCCAAGGCCCTGAAGTATCTGCACAGCATTGACATTGCCCACCGGGATCTCAAGTGCGAGAATATACTGCTCTCCAAGCGTCTCAACATCAAGCTGGCCGACTTTGGGTTCGCTCGCTTCTGCCGCGACGATGGCGGTCGGGAGATGAAGTCGGAGACGTACTGCGGATCGGCGGCCTATGCCGCACCAGAGGTTGTGTGCGGACGACCCTATGACCCCAAATCGGCCGATGCCTGGTCCCTGGGCGTCATACTGTTCATCATGATAAATGCCAAGATGCCGTTCGATGACAGCAACCTGACCAAGTTGCTGGAGGCCCAGCGCAATCGCAAATTCGCCTTCCGCCGCAAGCTGCAGGATGTGATTTCGATGCAGGCAAAGGCTACGGTTTCGGTGCTGCTGGAGCCAGAGGCGCATGCCCGCTGGAATTTGCGCGAGATCTGCAACTGCGCCTGGCTGCGATGCACCGAGCAGCCTCAGCCAGCAACGCCCTAAGGGGGTTCTTGATCATGTCATCATGCCGAGGAACCACACCGCCATCCATTAAAAGTAGAATGAAAAGAGTCGTGGCGTGCGATGGTTTCACTGATAGATGTAAATTGAAGTTATCGCAGAAATTCACTAGTACATTTCAGATGAATGTCTGAAACACTCCCCATATTTATATAGCAATTTTGTATCAACAAGTCCAATtcgtctttttttttatttactattcGGACTCGATTTATGAATGCAGGGAATTAAAATCAATCCTCAGGATATGTGATTAAACTCTATCACTTTTGTTCTGGGCATTCAATGTGCGCGAGTTTTCAATGAGTTGTAAAAAGAgcttaaaaagaaaagttCAGTTGAGAAAACAAAGTTGCTGAGAGCTATTTAACgaatttaaatgaaacaatttaaatattttaggtaaATTGTACTATTCCCATTCAAAATTAAACGACATTCCCATCCAATAAAGTCGATATTGTGCAATCGcaattaataagaaaagtcTTGTAGCCGAGACCCAGCGAAGCCTGACCACAGAAACAAAGTATGCGCTGTCATAACcgttaaaaaaagaaaaactattataaaatAGCATTAGGTAAattttcaaacaaattttttttgtttgcatcTAGCTTTTTCCCTGCTGCATATGGCCAAGCaccgtttgtttttgttgttattttatcGTGTGCATTGTTGGCCACACTCTCCGCCTCTGTTGGCCGTGTTTAGTGAGCCGAGATAGGCAGTCGACGGCAGAGGCACACAAAAATACCTAGAAAGACTGTAGTGATGCCCACTCAACCCTGCCTGAGAGAGTGAGTCAGTTTTAGAGCAAGTGTTTCTAGACATTCCCAAACTAAATTCgatcttaattatttaaagacaTCTAACATCTAATTcataattttgaaatatttattttacaagcCGTATCCGTGGGTTCTTTCCTTCTCTTTACTAAAATTTAGCCTTCAATCTCTTTTCGTTAGCATAAACCAAATTCGTAATGATTTTTAGCGACTTTGCGGATTAGGTTTCGTTGTATGACGCCTCAAGTCGTTGAACTCTAGTAAAAGCAGCTTAAAgccaaataaacatttaaagccTTAACGGATTTTATCAAGAGTGTGCTTTTTATGTTTCCTTTaataaaatgtagaaaaaagcCTACtcaaaattaaagttatttgACAAGACGTGAAATTATATCATTTGGATTTACTTACATTTACAAAAGCAGTGACTATTTTTTGTACATGATAGataatacaatatatatatatgtatttgatCGATTTTTGTGGGCAATAAATTATGGtaagaaaaaacatttttagaaattgtttatttagtgAAACATGGAACATAATTGTTCCTAAAATAACCAAATCTTCCAGCTTTATCATTCTTGGATTAGGTTCTATTATAGAAGTGTCTTTTGAAAACTTAATACTGGTTTCTAATCCTTCGCCTTTCATATCTCTTTATTCAAATTTGCAGTCTACTTTATAACCTTTTATGGTCTTGATTTCCATTCAGAATATTCTAAAAGTCAAGCCCGGAAAGcatttgaaattaataaagcCAGCCAAAGGATTGTTTTTAGAAAGGAGTCAGAGTCACAGCCCAGCACTCATCAATATGAGTTATAATTTCAGGGGGAATTAATTTTGTGTTAGTCTTTGGAATAAGCCTTTGCCATGGGACTAATCACTGGCATGGAATATTGGTAATTGTGTGA
Above is a genomic segment from Drosophila kikkawai strain 14028-0561.14 chromosome 3R, DkikHiC1v2, whole genome shotgun sequence containing:
- the Tssk gene encoding testis-specific serine/threonine-protein kinase 1, with amino-acid sequence MSKLSSGNRQLITRSSDVDALAQRGYNVGHKIGEGSYATVITAGYADDAGHGVHLACKIIDKAKAPADFVNKFFPRELDILTKIDHENIIQIHSILQRGPKIFIFMRYAEHGDLLSHIKKNGPIEEKQCKIWFLQMSKALKYLHSIDIAHRDLKCENILLSKRLNIKLADFGFARFCRDDGGREMKSETYCGSAAYAAPEVVCGRPYDPKSADAWSLGVILFIMINAKMPFDDSNLTKLLEAQRNRKFAFRRKLQDVISMQAKATVSVLLEPEAHARWNLREICNCAWLRCTEQPQPATP